One part of the Quercus lobata isolate SW786 chromosome 7, ValleyOak3.0 Primary Assembly, whole genome shotgun sequence genome encodes these proteins:
- the LOC115954003 gene encoding NDR1/HIN1-like protein 10, with amino-acid sequence MASSKSGACWLFKLIFIAFLLCFFAVLIFWLIFRPKEVKFHVTDATLTQFNFNTTTNTLYYNLSVNITLRNSNKRVGVNYNSIEAIACYQNKLFSTVSLTPFYQGHKNTSILRPLFEGQKDMSLQVHDLSKMNEEKSGGVFGIDIKLSVQISINYGKFKTFQFKPRMIYCPLKVPLSDNGTVAEGFKTTQCNDASFFSAPDDTD; translated from the coding sequence ATGGCTAGCTCAAAGTCTGGCGCTTGCTGGCTTTTCAAACTCATCTTTATTGCCTTTTTATTATGCTTCTTTGCAGTCTTAATTTTCTGGCTTATTTTCCGTCCCAAAGAGGTGAAATTCCATGTCACAGATGCCACACTCACGCAGTTCAATTtcaacaccaccaccaacacgCTTTACTATAACCTCTCTGTCAACATCACCCTCAGAAACTCTAACAAAAGGGTCGGTGTAAACTACAACAGCATTGAAGCCATTGCTTGCTACCAAAACAAGTTGTTCTCTACTGTGAGTTTGACTCCATTTTACCAGGGGCACAAGAACACGAGCATTCTAAGGCCGCTTTTTGAAGGGCAGAAAGATATGTCGCTTCAGGTTCACGACCTTTCGAAGATGAATGAGGAGAAGAGTGGTGGGGTTTTTGGTATTGATATAAAGCTCTCGGTTCAGATAAGCATCAATTATGGTAAGTTCAAGACTTTCCAATTCAAGCCGAGAATGATCTATTGTCCATTGAAAGTTCCTTTGAGTGATAATGGAACTGTTGCTGAAGGTTTTAAGACAACACAATGTAATGACGCTTCTTTTTTCTCAGCCCCCGATGATACAGATTGA
- the LOC115952385 gene encoding protein ABSCISIC ACID-INSENSITIVE 5 isoform X2 has translation MANMVVTESDMISHGEVDSPLQHDQQPNNDNNKNNPFSSLGRQSSIYSLTLDEFQHTLCESGKNFGSMNMDEFLNSIWTAEENQVVTTTTTTTTVTTTTSFANNNNNNMSSNPFLAPSKEHSDQKGMIAKQPSLPRQGSLTLPAPLCRKTVDEVWSEIRNKGQEGQHQNSSSNISGNSNDGDNVQNPESAPRQPTFGEMTLEDFLIKAGVVRESCTLPAIVQLQPQPQQQYGVYQNNNPTVGHSFVNRPLLGGSVVSGGGGGGVGSSVSVSTYQAMSQGGGGGGGGIGESSGYAGNGKRSGGGYPPPPPPTVCFGGRVVNGGGGPYGAAPAMGPVSPVSSDGRCTTQVDNTSQFGLEMGGMRGRKRIIDGPVEKVVERRQRRMIKNRESAARSRARKQAYTVELEAELNQLREENTHLKQALVELERKRKQQYLEEMKTKVHTKAQKAKEKLRMLRRNLSFPL, from the exons atggCAAACATGGTAGTCACTGAGTCCGATATGATCTCCCATGGCGAAGTAGATTCGCCATTGCAACACGATCAACAGCCGAACaacgacaacaacaaaaataacccTTTCTCTTCGCTTGGAAGACAATCCTCCATTTACTCTCTCACCCTTGATGAGTTCCAACACACTCTCTGTGAGAGCGGCAAGAACTTTGGGTCCATGAATATGGACGAGTTTCTCAATAGTATCTGGACCGCCGAAGAGAACCAAGTcgtcaccaccaccaccaccaccaccaccgtcaccaccaccaccagtttcgccaacaacaacaacaacaacatgaGCAGCAATCCCTTCTTGGCTCCAAGCAAAGAGCATAGTGATCAGAAGGGAATGATAGCAAAGCAGCCAAGCCTGCCAAGACAAGGTTCGCTTACGCTTCCAGCACCGTTGTGTAGGAAAACAGTGGACGAGGTTTGGTCTGAAATACGCAACAAAGGGCAGGAAGGACAACATCAGAATAGTAGCAGTAACATCAGTGGTAATAGCAATGATGGTGATAATGTTCAAAATCCCGAGTCTGCCCCTCGCCAGCCGACTTTTGGCGAAATGACCTTGGAGGATTTTTTGATAAAGGCAGGGGTAGTAAGGGAATCGTGCACATTACCAGCGATAGTGCAACTACAACCTCAGCCACAACAGCAGTACGGGGTGTACCAGAATAACAACCCAACAGTTGGTCACAGTTTTGTCAATAGGCCTTTATTA GGAGGTAGTGTTGTTAgtggtggcggcggcggcggcgttGGTTCTAGTGTTAGTGTTAGTACATACCAAGCAATGTCAcaaggtggtggtggtggtggtgggggtaTTGGAGAGTCATCAGGGTATGCTGGAAATGGCAAGAGGAGTGGTGGTGGGTACccaccaccgccaccgccaACTGTTTGTTTTGGTGGGAGGGTAGtgaatggtggtggtggtccATATGGGGCGGCACCGGCAATGGGACCGGTGAGTCCAGTTTCTTCTGATGGGAGGTGCACTACTCAGGTTGATAACACAAGTCAATTTGGGTTGGAGATGGGTGGGATGAGGGGAAGGAAGCGGATCATAGATGGCCCGGTGGAAAAGGTGGTGGAGAGGAGACAGAGAAGGATGATCAAGAATAGAGAGTCTGCAGCAAGGTCTAGAGCCAGGAAACAG GCATACACAGTAGAACTAGAAGCAGAGCTGAACCAATTGAGAGAAGAGAACACCCACCTTAAGCAAGCTTTG GTAGAACTTgagaggaaaagaaagcaaCAG TACCTTGAGGAAATGAAAACAAAAGTTCATACCAAGGCTCAAAAGGCTAAGGAGAAACTGAGGATGTTGAGAAGGAACTTAAGTTTCCCATTGTGA
- the LOC115952385 gene encoding protein ABSCISIC ACID-INSENSITIVE 5 isoform X1: protein MANMVVTESDMISHGEVDSPLQHDQQPNNDNNKNNPFSSLGRQSSIYSLTLDEFQHTLCESGKNFGSMNMDEFLNSIWTAEENQVVTTTTTTTTVTTTTSFANNNNNNMSSNPFLAPSKEHSDQKGMIAKQPSLPRQGSLTLPAPLCRKTVDEVWSEIRNKGQEGQHQNSSSNISGNSNDGDNVQNPESAPRQPTFGEMTLEDFLIKAGVVRESCTLPAIVQLQPQPQQQYGVYQNNNPTVGHSFVNRPLLGLGGGAGGGAGGSVVSGGGGGGVGSSVSVSTYQAMSQGGGGGGGGIGESSGYAGNGKRSGGGYPPPPPPTVCFGGRVVNGGGGPYGAAPAMGPVSPVSSDGRCTTQVDNTSQFGLEMGGMRGRKRIIDGPVEKVVERRQRRMIKNRESAARSRARKQAYTVELEAELNQLREENTHLKQALVELERKRKQQYLEEMKTKVHTKAQKAKEKLRMLRRNLSFPL, encoded by the exons atggCAAACATGGTAGTCACTGAGTCCGATATGATCTCCCATGGCGAAGTAGATTCGCCATTGCAACACGATCAACAGCCGAACaacgacaacaacaaaaataacccTTTCTCTTCGCTTGGAAGACAATCCTCCATTTACTCTCTCACCCTTGATGAGTTCCAACACACTCTCTGTGAGAGCGGCAAGAACTTTGGGTCCATGAATATGGACGAGTTTCTCAATAGTATCTGGACCGCCGAAGAGAACCAAGTcgtcaccaccaccaccaccaccaccaccgtcaccaccaccaccagtttcgccaacaacaacaacaacaacatgaGCAGCAATCCCTTCTTGGCTCCAAGCAAAGAGCATAGTGATCAGAAGGGAATGATAGCAAAGCAGCCAAGCCTGCCAAGACAAGGTTCGCTTACGCTTCCAGCACCGTTGTGTAGGAAAACAGTGGACGAGGTTTGGTCTGAAATACGCAACAAAGGGCAGGAAGGACAACATCAGAATAGTAGCAGTAACATCAGTGGTAATAGCAATGATGGTGATAATGTTCAAAATCCCGAGTCTGCCCCTCGCCAGCCGACTTTTGGCGAAATGACCTTGGAGGATTTTTTGATAAAGGCAGGGGTAGTAAGGGAATCGTGCACATTACCAGCGATAGTGCAACTACAACCTCAGCCACAACAGCAGTACGGGGTGTACCAGAATAACAACCCAACAGTTGGTCACAGTTTTGTCAATAGGCCTTTATTAGGACTTGGTGGTGGTGCTGGTGGTGGAGCTGGAGGTAGTGTTGTTAgtggtggcggcggcggcggcgttGGTTCTAGTGTTAGTGTTAGTACATACCAAGCAATGTCAcaaggtggtggtggtggtggtgggggtaTTGGAGAGTCATCAGGGTATGCTGGAAATGGCAAGAGGAGTGGTGGTGGGTACccaccaccgccaccgccaACTGTTTGTTTTGGTGGGAGGGTAGtgaatggtggtggtggtccATATGGGGCGGCACCGGCAATGGGACCGGTGAGTCCAGTTTCTTCTGATGGGAGGTGCACTACTCAGGTTGATAACACAAGTCAATTTGGGTTGGAGATGGGTGGGATGAGGGGAAGGAAGCGGATCATAGATGGCCCGGTGGAAAAGGTGGTGGAGAGGAGACAGAGAAGGATGATCAAGAATAGAGAGTCTGCAGCAAGGTCTAGAGCCAGGAAACAG GCATACACAGTAGAACTAGAAGCAGAGCTGAACCAATTGAGAGAAGAGAACACCCACCTTAAGCAAGCTTTG GTAGAACTTgagaggaaaagaaagcaaCAG TACCTTGAGGAAATGAAAACAAAAGTTCATACCAAGGCTCAAAAGGCTAAGGAGAAACTGAGGATGTTGAGAAGGAACTTAAGTTTCCCATTGTGA